A portion of the Mesoplasma entomophilum genome contains these proteins:
- a CDS encoding ABC transporter permease translates to MEAIFSLAIGFFVVFTLGAISGMFSERSGVVNLGIEGFMTIGALAYVSFCFMIRKTTNNYEDLHILYLLIGAIFSMVIAGIFSLLQTLMVLKLKTDQIISGTVINLLAQGIALFIVHIQGFGTGGTVLGSISPKLISFNYFIFYAVFTLFVTVGIGLYFTFTKVGTRHIAAGENPQALDAAGVKVNKYRFICISISGAISGLAGTMFVITQSLQNFNGSVQGLGFIALAIMIIGQWRVSLIVMFSIIFSIMFSIGQKITGLNSLPRALPFIMSIVVMVVASKWSSPPQASGIPFDKTLR, encoded by the coding sequence ATGGAAGCAATATTTAGTTTAGCAATAGGTTTCTTTGTTGTTTTTACATTGGGAGCTATCTCAGGAATGTTTTCAGAAAGATCAGGAGTTGTAAATTTAGGTATTGAAGGATTTATGACAATCGGTGCCTTAGCATACGTATCATTTTGCTTTATGATTAGAAAAACAACAAATAACTATGAAGATTTACATATCCTTTATTTATTAATTGGGGCTATATTTTCAATGGTTATTGCTGGGATATTTTCATTATTACAAACATTAATGGTATTAAAACTAAAAACGGATCAAATTATTTCAGGAACAGTAATTAATTTACTTGCTCAAGGAATTGCATTATTTATAGTTCATATTCAAGGATTTGGCACTGGTGGAACTGTTTTAGGTTCAATTAGCCCTAAGCTGATATCATTTAACTATTTTATATTTTATGCCGTATTTACATTATTTGTGACAGTTGGCATAGGTTTATATTTCACTTTTACAAAAGTTGGAACAAGACATATAGCTGCTGGTGAAAATCCACAAGCTTTAGATGCAGCTGGAGTTAAAGTTAATAAATATAGATTTATATGCATTTCTATTTCAGGCGCAATTTCAGGTTTAGCTGGAACAATGTTTGTTATTACACAATCATTACAAAACTTTAATGGAAGCGTTCAAGGATTAGGGTTCATTGCATTAGCAATTATGATAATTGGTCAATGAAGAGTGAGTTTAATTGTCATGTTTTCAATAATATTTTCAATTATGTTTAGTATTGGACAAAAAATAACAGGTCTAAACTCATTGCCAAGAGCACTACCGTTTATCATGTCAATTGTTGTTATGGTAGTAGCTTCAAAATGATCTTCACCGCCTCAGGCAAGTGGCATACCATTTGATAAAACTTTAAGATAA
- a CDS encoding ABC transporter permease, protein MKKINQWKFKTKSIAYIKSTTFKTKTAYVKVSFISIILGLLCGIIFLYCFGMNGFGFIFSSIIKPFASPVEPEGTIILLAVFILLGLGLALGFRIKLFNMGGSGQAIGGLLITYLFLNAITGGADFSKLPGGYGILLFLIFIVSGAIVSSLTGILKVLFNIHEVATSIVINWILWYLLKYVLFIKFDTQLNSPNLPEVFGSQLWVFAIVFAIASIIIVFVVCETTTVGYKYKVVGMQSTAAKYAGIKTNTFIIGVTALQGVFISAAGFFYYFGLKSNISVANDIMPLLGFDGIPIALVAFNNFLGIIPIAILWAVLKDGIQLTMNSPQYMGLPSETSDLLFGIIILFSTMYLLLMKINVTNYICTIIHKFKNPKFKSEIQILNSEIRELKKEKWSILLNKEFASEKAKIKELKSNLKSTTDVEKLKEELSNLSYEYNEAKTFKISKIKNKIKDLKIEKKSLIDKTLEEYNKNSINGLKKVYEGKYNSATFPILDQVVLIESEIQSINEELKNTNTENFEKLLKEKNKLEKKANSLIQKQELQIKEFKNNFVLTKQEAKKYLQNIKQNYKIEIKKLETKSASRTFRKLKIRKLKIDLLEKQMEVVKLYGSNI, encoded by the coding sequence ATGAAAAAAATTAATCAATGAAAATTTAAAACAAAATCAATTGCTTACATAAAATCAACAACTTTTAAAACAAAAACAGCGTATGTTAAAGTCTCATTTATATCAATAATTCTTGGTTTATTATGTGGAATCATTTTCCTATATTGTTTTGGTATGAATGGTTTTGGATTTATTTTTAGCAGTATAATTAAACCATTCGCTTCACCAGTAGAGCCAGAAGGCACAATTATTTTACTAGCAGTGTTTATATTGTTAGGTCTAGGTTTGGCATTAGGTTTCAGAATTAAATTATTTAACATGGGAGGAAGCGGTCAAGCAATTGGTGGTTTACTGATTACTTATTTATTCCTTAATGCAATAACAGGAGGAGCAGATTTCTCTAAATTACCCGGTGGATATGGTATTTTACTGTTCTTAATATTTATAGTTTCAGGAGCTATAGTTTCTTCACTAACAGGTATATTAAAAGTTTTATTCAACATTCATGAGGTAGCAACTTCAATTGTCATCAACTGAATTTTATGATACTTACTTAAATATGTATTGTTCATTAAATTTGATACTCAATTGAATTCCCCTAACTTACCTGAAGTTTTTGGTTCTCAATTATGAGTATTTGCAATTGTATTTGCAATTGCTTCAATAATAATTGTTTTTGTAGTTTGTGAAACTACAACAGTTGGGTATAAATATAAAGTTGTTGGAATGCAATCAACAGCAGCTAAGTATGCAGGAATTAAAACAAATACATTTATCATAGGTGTTACTGCGTTACAAGGGGTGTTTATATCTGCTGCAGGGTTCTTCTACTACTTTGGTTTAAAAAGTAATATATCAGTAGCAAATGACATTATGCCATTATTAGGATTTGATGGTATACCAATAGCATTAGTTGCGTTTAATAATTTCTTAGGAATAATTCCAATTGCTATATTATGAGCAGTATTAAAAGATGGTATTCAATTAACAATGAACTCTCCACAATATATGGGTCTTCCGTCAGAAACTTCAGATTTATTGTTTGGAATTATAATTTTATTTTCAACAATGTATTTATTACTAATGAAAATAAATGTAACAAATTATATTTGCACAATAATTCACAAATTTAAAAATCCAAAATTTAAATCAGAGATTCAAATTTTAAATTCAGAAATAAGAGAACTTAAAAAAGAAAAATGGTCGATATTGTTGAATAAAGAATTTGCTTCAGAAAAAGCAAAAATAAAAGAATTAAAATCAAATTTAAAATCAACAACAGATGTTGAAAAATTGAAAGAAGAATTAAGTAATCTAAGCTACGAATATAATGAAGCAAAAACATTCAAAATTTCAAAAATTAAAAATAAAATAAAAGATTTAAAAATAGAAAAAAAATCATTGATTGACAAAACATTAGAAGAGTATAATAAAAACTCAATTAATGGATTAAAAAAAGTTTATGAAGGCAAATACAACTCTGCAACGTTTCCTATTTTAGATCAGGTAGTTTTAATAGAATCAGAAATTCAAAGCATAAATGAAGAATTGAAAAATACTAATACTGAAAATTTTGAAAAATTGTTAAAGGAAAAAAACAAATTAGAAAAAAAAGCCAATTCTTTAATTCAAAAACAAGAATTACAAATTAAAGAATTTAAAAATAATTTTGTTTTAACAAAACAAGAAGCAAAAAAATACTTACAAAATATTAAACAAAATTACAAAATCGAAATCAAAAAACTAGAAACGAAATCAGCTTCTAGAACTTTTAGAAAATTAAAAATAAGAAAATTAAAAATAGACTTATTAGAAAAACAAATGGAGGTAGTAAAACTTTATGGAAGCAATATTTAG